Part of the Micromonospora rhizosphaerae genome is shown below.
GCGGCAGGGCGGTCTTGATGCGCTCGACGTACCACCGGAGTTGGTCCTCCGCGGCGGTGGCGGACGTGTCCGGCGTGTAGCCGTCGGGTGTTTCGAGGTCGTCGAGCTCGGCGATCCGGTGGGCTCTCGTGTCGGCGTAGGCCTCGAAGGATGAGGCGAGCCCGTAGGCGTAGTATCCCCGCACCGGGCTGGCCTTGCCCGCGTTGTGGAGGTTTGCGATCGCCTCGGCGCGGGCGGCGAGCAGAAACGGCAGAACTGCGTCGCCTTCGACGGTCAGGCCGGAACCCGTGTCACGTCCGTCCAGGATCGCCCGGCCGGGGTGGTAGTCGCGACGCCGAGTCCGGCTGGCCCTGGTGTGTCGGATGACCCATGGGCGCAGCAGCTTCTCGGCCGATCGGAGCTCGTCGTGCGCTGCGGCTGCGGCGGTGATCGCCGTACGGACCCGCTCAGATTGCCCTTCCTCAATTTCGAATGTGCCGACGGAGGCAACCTGGGGGGCGTCGGACTCCTCGAGCCGCGACCAGGCCCGTTCCAGCCGCAGCGCAGCAGCACGACTTCGGTTGAGCCCGTTCTGGATTTCTTCAACCTGGTCGTCGAACCGCTCCCGCGCCGCCTGCGACGACCAGCGCACGCCATGGAATCTACGCAAGATCCGGATCAGCTCGTCATGGTTAAGCTGGAACGGCGTGGCGGTGAGGAACAGCATCCTGTCGAACATGTTTCCCAGCGCGCCGCGCTCGTCAACAGTGTTGGCAAAGAGGTCACCGAGCTGGGTCCTGTTCTTGACGTGGTGGGCCTCGTCGAGTATCAGCAGCGGCAGCCGGACATCCAGGCGCTGCAGGGCCCCCTTCCAGACCTCGCCAAGTGCCCACTCGAGCTGTGCCCGAGCGACCTTGAGGCGCTCTTCCAGGTTGGCGGTGCGGTAGACAGGAACGGCGGCCAGCGCCTGCCGAAGGTCCTCGAGGTCGAGCCCGGATACGGCGTCGAGCAGTGCCGCAGGCACGGGGTCGTCGTCGAGCGGATCCTCGGGTTGACCCCGGTCCCACACCTGCTTCCACCGGCCCGGTTGTTTCTCGAGCAGCGTCGCCACCAAGGCCTGGCCCGCCGCACCCCGGAACCGGCGTTCCCGCAGCAGTGCGTGGGCATGCTTGGCCAGCACCCGGCGGTGCTTGTCCCGATCGCGGTCGTAGCGGGTCGCCTGGCGCAGCAGGGCGAGCCGGATCAGCGGGTCGGTGAGCCTGCTGGTGAGCGCAGTGTGCGTGGCGAAGATGAGGTGCTGGCGCTCCTCAGGGGGGTCGTCGAGCAGCTTGAGCAGGTCACTGCCTCGCTTGACCGGCCGCGACCCGCGCAGCCCGTGGCCGGGCGGGAGGCAGTGCTCGGCGAAGACCTGCCACTCGCGGGGCCACTTCTCGGCGACCGCCGCTGGGACCAGGACGACGACGGGGTTGGCCCGCCCGGTTGCTTCCAGGACGGAGACCGCCACTGCGAGGGCAACGTAGGTCTTGCCCATACCGACCTCGTCGGCGAGCACCACGCCGGGCTGATCGGCCAGGGAGCGCAGGATGGCGTCGGCTGTACGCAGCTGCCGCGCGGCGTCCTGGGTGGATACCCGACCAGCCGTAGCGAGATTGATCCCAGGTGTCAGTGGCCACACTTCGCCAGGGCCTCCTCCATCGCATCGCGGACATACTGGTCAAGGGTGGGGTCCTGCGACGAGGGCAGGCGCTGCGTCTGCTCCCGGATTTGCTCCAGCACCGCCGTCACCTCCCGCCTGATTTCACCTCGCTCGTCGACATTGCGGACGGCCGACCAGTCCACGGCCGCGATGGTGAGAGCGAGCTCGGCGAGCATGAAATGCTTCTCACCGTTGACCATCTGCTCCTCGGACGTACGGACCAGGCTCTCGGCAAGGGTGAGCGGGCCGAGCGCCCCGTGCAGTCGCCACCGCACCGCATCGAGATTGCTTGCCGGCCGCGCGAGCCGTTCCTGCAGCCGCGTCAGCGCGAGCGAGGATTGCCGGACGCGTTGCATCAGGTATGCCTTGTTGTAGCGCGTCAGCGGATCCAGCCCGGTGTCCGCGCCAGCCTCTGCGGCCCGCTCGAGTTTGCGTAGCTCCTGCTCGACGGCGACGGGCAACGGTCGCGTCGAGGCGAGCGCGGCGAGCAGGGCGTGGACGGGGATCTCCCGTAGCTCGCTGGGCGGTGGCAGAGCACCGCGGTCGTCGATATTCGCGGTCCAGGTCGACTCAACCTCCTGCCCGTCGATGTGCCAACGGACCAGCAGGTAGGCCGGCAGCGGCGTGCCCGGCGCGAGCGGAACCCGTACCTGAGGCTGGACGGATGCCGAGCAGGTCGCGCTGTCGTAGAGAGGGTGACCTGCCGGGTCGAGGATCCGCCAGCTGGCGGGCAGCGTCGTCGGATCGAGGGTGAGGGTTGCGGCTGGCTCGGGTTGCAGGTGCAGGAGGCAGTCGATAAAACCGTGCGGCAACTGGTGCCCGGTCGCCTCGTCCTCGTCGGCCGGCGTCTCCCACTCCTGCGCGTCGGACACGATCGGGTCGCCCTTGGCGGCGAGGGCCCGCAGCGCCTTGCCTTCGGCCGAGTTCAGTTCGCAGCCGATCCACATGTTGAGCTCGCGGTGCGCGCCTGGGTGTAGGCCCAGGCCGTACCTTGTCATGTTCGACGAGCCGACCATCGCCGCGACCCACGTGTCACTTTCCAAGAGCACGAGCTTGGCGTGCAGTGTCCTCCGCTCCTTGTCAGGCCTGGCATAGCCGGACACGGGTGCGTTCTGATCAATCAGGGATGGCGGTCCCTGCACCTTGCCGGTGAACGGGCTGATGTCGGCGAGGATGGTCAGCTGGCGCTCCTGCGCTGGCCGCCCGGTGAGCAGGCGGCGTACTGCGTCAATGCCGGGCGCGGGCGTCCCGTCGTCCCAGAACGGCGAAAGCAGGGTCGCGCGCAGCGGCTTGCCCCCGCGCCAAACCGCCTCGTGACGGTCGAGCGGATTGACTCCTGGCCGGGCGGACGCAAGCGCGATGTGGATACCCGCAGCTGGCCAGGCGGGCAAGTCGGCGGCCTCGACGCGCTGCCGGAACAGGGCCAGGGTGGCCAGTGCGCGCGCCTTGGGGCCGAGCTGTGACGGCCCGGGAGCGAGGTCGACGAGGTTGCGCAGCTCGTCGTGCAATTCGATGAAGACCGTCCGTGGTACCTGGCAGTGCTTGTCAAGGTCCAAGGCGAGGCCGAACTCGACCTGCTGCCGGTAGCCGGCGGCGGTGAGGTTGGCCGAGCCGAGCAGTACCCGGCAGTGGCGCTCCCAGAGCAGAAGTGCGGCCTTGGCATGCAACAGACCATCGCCTGGTACGGCGACCGGGAGCAGATCCCAGCGCAGGTTGCGCTTCTGGGTGCGCGTGCTGCGGTCGGCGAGCACGGTCACCTGCGTCTCGGCAAGTCGGTCCTCCTCCTCGAGCAGCGAGGCGATGGTGGAGATCCGATCGCCGTCGCCGGTGCCCGTCGAGAGCGACAGGAAGCGGGATAGGCAGTCCTGCGCGAAGAAGTCGGCGTCAAAGGTGAAGGTGGTGGCCAGGCATGCCAGGGGTCGGCCGGCGTGCTGCGGCGCCGACCAGTGCTCAAGCAGCCGTACGGTCATGATGTGGCACCGATGAAGCTGCGCAGGGTGTGAACGCGTACGGGGTGAACGAAGTAGTTGAGGTCTGGTCGTTCAGGGCTGCCGTAGGGCGGGCGGACGACCCAGCCATCGCGCAACGGCTCGAACCAACTGCGCTTTCCGCCGGGCTTGCCCGCTTGGACCTGTTCGTGATGGTGAAGTACGAACTCTGCAAGGTCTTTCGGCGAGCGGGGGTAGACGAACTCGCCGAGGCGTTGTTCCAGGTCGATGTCATGGGTTACCTCGGCCACGCGGTCGGCGGCGCGCTTGAAGCGCTCGGGGATCTCGCGGGCGCACCAGTCGAGCGTCTCGTCGTCGGCGACGTGGGAGGCGGTGAGCGGCTGGCCGCCAAGCGAGTACGACACGCTGCAGAGCAGGCGGAAGGCGGCATTGACGAGGACCGCCAGCTCCTCGTAGCTGACCACCGCGTCGATGATCCGGCCCAGCTCTTGAGATGCGTGCTTCCGCGCGGCGGCGAGCAGTTGCGGCTCGGTGGCGATGCGGTCGTCGTCCGCCAGCAGGAGGGCGAGTTCCGCGCGGTGCTCGTGCCTCGGGTCGGTGAGAAGCCGGCGCAGCACCGCTGCCTCGGTCCGTCCGGCCTTGTCGGGGCGCAGCGTGGCGGCCAGCCGCCCGAGTAGCTGCGCGCCGGTGGCGACCGTAAGGCTCCCCTTCTGCAGCGCCGCGCGCACCTCCTCGTGGACCCGCCGTCGGATCGCCCCGCCCTCGGTGCCGGGGACCTCGTCGGCGAAGCCGGTCAGGCCGTGGTCGTGCTCCCACGCCCGGACCAGCTCGACGCACCGCTCGGCCGGCGCCAGATCCTGGGTCAGCACACCCGCGTCAACCGCAAACGGCTTGTAGACGCCGTAGAAGCCGAAAACCCGCGGACTGTTGAGGTAGGTCTGTCGCGACAGCCGCTCGCCCCGGTTGATCGCGGTGCGCGTCTTCTGGCTGCCAGGGACGTCGGCAGGAAGGCCTCGCTCGATCCGGCGCACGAACGCCTCGATGAGCAGCCACTCGAAGCAGATCGCCGGTGTCGAGACGCCATCGTGGGGCTGCTCATCGGCCAAGGACTCGGTCGCGACCGCCCCGACCGCCATCGCGGTGGTAAACCGCACCCAGCGCATCCGCGCCCGCAGCCCCGGCACCAGCACCTCGGCGAGCCGATCGGAGATCGCGCTCAGACCCATCGGGTCGAGACTCCCCTCACCGGAGGCTGGCGGGTCGTAGGCGGACGCCGCCGGAAGTGTGAGTCCCATCAATGGCATCGCGAGGATCACCCCCAGGGGGACGGATATGGATGCGGGCGGTTCTGCCAGGGCGGCTCGTCACGAATCTATCTGTGAGCTACGACAATCGGCGGATGACCGCGCCCAAGGCCTCAGCCCGGGTCGCTGGTCGGACGGCCCCAACGGCGGCAGTGGCTTGTCGCTGCTGGGGGCACGGGACCTTGGATCGAGCCTCGTCTCGGGGCCGGATATGCCGGTACTGCCCGAAGGGCCCCAGCGGTCCGGAGCGGGCCCTACGCGTTGCCGCGAAGGTCGGTGCGCTTCCATTTCCCTCGGCCGGCCGGACGCGGGGTCCGCCGCTGATGCAGCCAGATGGCGTGGTCGAGTTCCCACGGGGTGCAGCCGATCTTGCTTGCTGTGGCGACAACGTGTGCGCGGGCGTCAGCCGCTGTTGGCAGCGACGGAAGGCCCAATGCGTCACGGACCCATCGGCGAACCATGGTGTCGGGCTTGATTCGCTGATCGTCGCCGACGAGCATCCAGAAGTAGTCGAGCCGGACGTCGTTCAGCCCGTTGCCGGGCACCCGTCGCAGGTCAGCCTCAACGCTTGCCAGGCGGCCGTCGTCGGTCAGGAGTTCAGCCGCCTCCCGCAACGATGTGATCCCGTGCCTGCACAGCACGTCGGCATACGCGGTGACCGCGACGCTCTTGTAGGGCGCAAGCCGGTTGCGGTGTGTCCTGTTGCGGCATTGCAGGTCCTCCTCAGCCAGGCGATCGGCTCCCCGCTGGACAGCCCAATCCCGGAAGCTGCGTAGATCCTGTTCGCCCGTCACGTTGGACGATCTACCGATGGAGAGATAGCGGTCCCTGAGGCCGGCGATCTCCGCGTACCGGTTGCAGATCTCGACGACTTTCTCGTACCGCTGGCCGATCGAGTACACGGCGTCGAGGATGCACAGACTCAGGTGTGCCCACCGTCGTGTGCGTGGCTCGATCCGGAGCGCAGCGGCCGCCGCGACGAGCGGGTCCACGGGTGCCGCGACGAACGAGTCCGCCGGAGCCGCAGCCGTGAGCTTGGCGAACAGCCCAGCCGGCATCAGCACCGCCTCAGCGCGCCCATGCGCGCCGAGGGCAACGGGCGCACCGTCGCCGGCTCGGAACCGCTCGAGGATGCTTGGTAACCGCACCCTTGCGTCTCGCACCGACAGCGTCTCAGCGATGTTCATGCCAGCTCCGCAATTGAGGTGAGCACATTAATGGTGTACACCTTAAGTGGTAGGCCTGACCAGGTCAACTGTGGATCGGTCGGCCGCGATGCTGAGCCACGTCCCACCCCGATCCTGGCCTCGGGCTGGCCTGTTGTGATGTCAATCCGATGGATAGGCCGGCGATAGTCGCCGCTGGGTAGCGTTCCCAGGCCTGGCTTACTTTCCGTTGCGCGGGGACCGCGGATTCGGCCAAGCTGGTGCGGCCACTGATGCGGGCTGGACCTGCCACCTCGGCCGCAGGTCCAGCCCTGCATACCGATGCGGCGGGCGACCAGGGGCGGAGCGCGAAGGCAGGGTGAGCGAGTTGGCGAGGTTCGAGTTGGCTCCTGAGCTGTTGGGAGTCCATGTCGGCGCCTACAAGAACCTGCGTGATCAGTGGCTCGACTGGGCTGACGGCATAGCGCTGTTCGGCCCTAACGGCGCCGGTAAGACGAACTTTCTGGAGGCACTGGCGATCCTGCTCGGCACAGACCAGACGCTGCTTCTCGCCCACCCACGGCTGGCACCCGTCACCACGAACGACCTCGGGATTGTGGCGAAGGTGTCTGCCGAGGAGCTGCCCTGGGCGCCGTCAACGCTTCCGCCGGCGGACCTGCCTATTCCATCCGAGCTTGCGCGCCGGCTCCCCGTGCTTTCACGAGGGCGGCAGGACGCCGCTTGGTGGCGGGCGATCGGTGTCGGCTGCGGGGACAGCTTCATGGCGGGCCTGGGCGAACTCGCTCTGCCGGCCGAGGTTCGCGAGTTCCTGGAGTCCCAGTGCACCCGCCCCGTGATCCGGTACCGGCTTGTCTCGTTCGCCTTTCAGGTCACGGACCGGCTTGAGAATGGTGATCCGATCGCCATCCGCGTGGAGCGGCTATTCTCGCGCACGTTGATGGGCTTCTCCCCGCCGGAGGTCGTGAAACGCCTCGCGGACCGCCTGCCAGACGTGTTCGCGCCGCTCCGCACCGCCCTGGCAGCGCCCCCGACTGGACCGGACGGGTACCTCGACATCCTGGCGTTGCCAGACGCCACCGAGCCGCCGGCGCAGCTTGAGTGGTTGCCACGCAGCCGGCGCAGCGGGGAGGTGTACGAGCACCTACGTTCCCGGATGGAGGCTGCGGAGGAGCCGGCCGAGCGGCTCGCGGCGAGTCTGGCGGACCTGCCGGCGGCTGTCGGCGACTTCGATCCAGACGGACGCTGGTGGGCGCATGAGGTAGCGGCGGAGGCCGCGTCCGCAGAGCTGGCCGTCACGCTCGACCATGTTCGGGTTCAGCTGACGGGGGAGGACGCGGACCTCGAGTTCCTCGATATCCGCGGCCAGAAGCCGATCTGCATTGGCCATACGCGCGCCGCTGACGCCTTGGAGCGGTTTTCCGCGGGCGAGCGCCGCTGGGTGGACGAGGCGCTGGCCACCGCAGCCCGGGCCGTGGACCGGTTCGCTGCCAGGGCAGAGTGGCAGGGCATACTGCTGCCCGAGATTGATGAGGCGATGGTGATCGAGTCGTTGGTCGGGGTCAGCGAGTCGGTGCAAAGCCTGGTGGACCAGGCGGGCTTCTGGACGGCGGAAGCGAAGGAGCGCCTGCTGAGTGCCCTGGAAGGCCAACTGTTGGCCGCCGCTCGCGGGAGGCTGTCGGAGGACGACAGCTCATTCGGCCGTGGCCTTACCGAGCAGAGCGCGGGGTTGTCCAGCCTTCGTCCCCAGACGGTGGTGCGGGTGTTCGATGAACCGGAAAGCCACCTTCATCCGCAGGCGCAGCGCACGATCGCGGTCGCGCTGGACCGGCTTCGATTGCGCGGCGAGAATGTCGTGCTGGCATCGCACAGTCCCCACTTCCTGGATCTACCCGACTGGCGGCTCGTGCACG
Proteins encoded:
- a CDS encoding DEAD/DEAH box helicase, with amino-acid sequence MWPLTPGINLATAGRVSTQDAARQLRTADAILRSLADQPGVVLADEVGMGKTYVALAVAVSVLEATGRANPVVVLVPAAVAEKWPREWQVFAEHCLPPGHGLRGSRPVKRGSDLLKLLDDPPEERQHLIFATHTALTSRLTDPLIRLALLRQATRYDRDRDKHRRVLAKHAHALLRERRFRGAAGQALVATLLEKQPGRWKQVWDRGQPEDPLDDDPVPAALLDAVSGLDLEDLRQALAAVPVYRTANLEERLKVARAQLEWALGEVWKGALQRLDVRLPLLILDEAHHVKNRTQLGDLFANTVDERGALGNMFDRMLFLTATPFQLNHDELIRILRRFHGVRWSSQAARERFDDQVEEIQNGLNRSRAAALRLERAWSRLEESDAPQVASVGTFEIEEGQSERVRTAITAAAAAHDELRSAEKLLRPWVIRHTRASRTRRRDYHPGRAILDGRDTGSGLTVEGDAVLPFLLAARAEAIANLHNAGKASPVRGYYAYGLASSFEAYADTRAHRIAELDDLETPDGYTPDTSATAAEDQLRWYVERIKTALPHDTVDGWAAHPKVAATVSRVVDLWRRGEKVLVFCFYRETGRALRNHISRAIRREIIDRAAQALGGPAGDDVLAEVDAIAERLLRSDVSGYDAFRERVASYLNGLDDETAQRAQDIAVRFMRTPSFLTRYVDLSPNLTIEGLLAGLDRGAAGATFADQISAFAAALAQQVDKERDDVLHALASIQTGGIRVTSEHFDTSEHSHDREVLLPNVRLVNGEAKPATRETLMQTFNTPFFPEVLIASSVMAEGVDLHHACRHVIHHDLDWNPSTLEQRTGRVDRIGSRAARVGQPVVVYEPYVGGTHDEKMFRVVKDRERWFGIVMGESPDSSEWATERQAARIPLPPALARALTMDLATPGVHDHRRPLEPERPCRRRRNPSPRGAPAR
- a CDS encoding type II toxin-antitoxin system Phd/YefM family antitoxin; translation: MNIAETLSVRDARVRLPSILERFRAGDGAPVALGAHGRAEAVLMPAGLFAKLTAAAPADSFVAAPVDPLVAAAAALRIEPRTRRWAHLSLCILDAVYSIGQRYEKVVEICNRYAEIAGLRDRYLSIGRSSNVTGEQDLRSFRDWAVQRGADRLAEEDLQCRNRTHRNRLAPYKSVAVTAYADVLCRHGITSLREAAELLTDDGRLASVEADLRRVPGNGLNDVRLDYFWMLVGDDQRIKPDTMVRRWVRDALGLPSLPTAADARAHVVATASKIGCTPWELDHAIWLHQRRTPRPAGRGKWKRTDLRGNA
- a CDS encoding AAA family ATPase, whose translation is MSELARFELAPELLGVHVGAYKNLRDQWLDWADGIALFGPNGAGKTNFLEALAILLGTDQTLLLAHPRLAPVTTNDLGIVAKVSAEELPWAPSTLPPADLPIPSELARRLPVLSRGRQDAAWWRAIGVGCGDSFMAGLGELALPAEVREFLESQCTRPVIRYRLVSFAFQVTDRLENGDPIAIRVERLFSRTLMGFSPPEVVKRLADRLPDVFAPLRTALAAPPTGPDGYLDILALPDATEPPAQLEWLPRSRRSGEVYEHLRSRMEAAEEPAERLAASLADLPAAVGDFDPDGRWWAHEVAAEAASAELAVTLDHVRVQLTGEDADLEFLDIRGQKPICIGHTRAADALERFSAGERRWVDEALATAARAVDRFAARAEWQGILLPEIDEAMVIESLVGVSESVQSLVDQAGFWTAEAKERLLSALEGQLLAAARGRLSEDDSSFGRGLTEQSAGLSSLRPQTVVRVFDEPESHLHPQAQRTIAVALDRLRLRGENVVLASHSPHFLDLPDWRLVHVQRTPEGTTMSTLAAADLDARKALAGQMGLTRGELLTRVSFLLIVEGEHDRLLLEELYGARLHDAGVAIIRMHGTRNLLATVQMDFIERHLDVPIGVLLDFTRLEKVDDNRIPTSELREEEQALRHLRRACRKNRRPMTYFGLSRPDVVAYLNEDAIRVDEPGFAGWTTVTREFGAVSGHLRQAQPPAERPSFKPWLEKRFGVDLTRTDRVRQVVERMVQEGLPAGAELTKVVREVERKAAAGRWPEQPVAGPAH